In Pristiophorus japonicus isolate sPriJap1 chromosome 3, sPriJap1.hap1, whole genome shotgun sequence, the sequence gatgtttgttctcaagtctctggagtgggactcgaacccagaaCCTACTGACTCAGGTgagattgctgcccactgagccacagctgtcactgctCCTGTGAGCTTGAGGCTGGTCGCTGTGCAGCTCTGATGCCCCAGTATCCTGCGCTGCTGTCTGTTGTGACTCTGAATAAGGGAGTTGATGGGGATCTCGGGGCAAATTCAGGATTGAAACGCTTGGTTGGTCTGCAGTGAGTGCTGCTCTCTACTTGCTCCGAATCGCCCCTTTAAACAATCTGGAGGTGGTTGACTTGCTATATCGGCGTACTGAAACTGAAGCCGTCTGATTCCAACAAGGTCTTGTCGAGATTGGAAGCGAGGCCTGAGGTTTTCGAGCCCTGTCTGATAGCGCTGCACTGAGGCTGTGTTCCCATGGGTTGCATGGTCAGACTGTGGTGCCTGGACATGTGTGTTTCAGGGATTGTTGTAACTTGTTCTGTTTCCCTCTACAGTTTCTGTTAGTGAGAATGGCAGGTCACGATGCTGGCACCCAGCACCAGTTCACTGGCTTCCAGAAGTACTTCAATGCCTACTCCATCACAGGCAGGAGGAATGTAAGTACAACTACCGGGGAGATTGCTGATagcagtgtggaactctctcccatagAAAGCAGTAGAtggtagctcaattaataattataaatctgagattgatagattttttactTGCCAAGAGTATTGGGAATACGGAGCCAAAGCGtgtggatggagttaggtcacagatcagccgcgatctcattgaatggggaacaggctcgaggggctgaatggcctcctgttcctgtgagggGGATGGGGACACCTCAGAgcaaaggatgtacttgcatttatatagcattttatcACATCCTTGGGACACCAAAATAATTCACAGCCaatcaattacttttgaaatgtagtcactgttgggcGACAAGCCCAGGGGCAACCAGTCCTCAAAACCCACCAGTTCGGCCTTATCGTTGTTTATATTTCTTTATTGCCTGGGCCTTgaggtttggaaagggctgttctGAGCGCTCTTGCCTCATTGCTGAATCAATCCTGCCCATATCAGCAGCCCGAGATATCTGGCAATTACTGGGAACAGGGATCGAAACTTCACAGGTGGTCCCTGGGGTTCCACCGATAACAAAACCATTGGATATCCCTGGAACACAGTATCTGGCTGTTTCTTAAATGAAGGGGAGGAAAGAAAGAATCGATGACCAGCTCACCTTGATAGTGTTGTGTCTCAACGTACTGATAATTCTCCGATCATCGTACTGTAGACAGTACACTCCTTTACTGGCCTCGCTGTGACAAGGAATCCGCTGTAAACTCTGCTTcccacaacaccagttccactcgatTGTCAGAAGCAAAACGTTAGAGAATTGGATCGACAGTCAGGCTCCCACCCTTTCCAACACAATTACGCttggataaagaaagacttgcatttatatagcgcctttcacggactCTGTACATTCCAAAGTGATTTTACTGCCATTgatgtacatttgaagtgtaatgtattcatcatcatcataggcggtccgttgtatctaggatgacttgcttccatgccaaaaaaggatgcgttcacaggtgtttcaatgaaggacctaatattccaggtcccgaactgcatgttgaagggtggaagatgcctatgcgtggattttttttaacgtgtggtggccgttgcacaccagccaccgcaaggGCTTGAAAGAGcttggttttggtccagtggcaaggattaaccaagatgactggagaccagctctgctacacggacctagtgcgcacacatatagcagtgtgggctggctcgtgctgcccctgggccctctcctctcctgggccccgatcgtgtCGCTCCAGGATCAGAGATGGCCTTTTCTGCAATTGACACGGTTGGAATAGTGAAGCCACgaagcaactggtatgttggccattattgcagcggggttagagtacaagagtaaggagcaACGTTCCCGCGCTGCTCTGTCGGACCCGCGTGCCCGGCACTAAAAGgattcaagggaaatggggatcaggcaggaaagtggagttgaggtcgaagatcaaccatgatattgaatggcggagtaggcccgaggggccatatggccgactcctgctcccatttcttaaagagcctctcagcatctaccctgtcaagccctctaagaattttatgtttcaatgagatcgcctctttgttctaaactccggagaatatAGGCACATTCTAGGCAATCTGAGTTCAGAGTGATATTAGCGCTTGCTCTGTCTGAGTGATGCgagctcgcgctctctttctccacctgtctgtgtctctccccaggtgtatctctatcgcagagagacctggggaaagAGGTGGACAATGAGCTGGTTCCTGTCCTCCTGATTAACGTGCTCCCTCTCTGTTTACAGTATGTGCTGGCAACATATGCCGGGATTGCCTCTATTCTCTTGTACTTCAAACTGAGACCCAAGAAGACGACACCTCCAGCAATCACGGGACAGAAATGACGTGTGGTGAGGAATCCAGGTTTTTattcagtgctgtacctgccctgggtgtgtttgctgggacattgtagagggagctttattctgtatctgacccatgcttgATACCGCTACTTTGTTTGAAAATTGGAGGGTGTTCTATTCCGATCagatgtctgtcacctgtggttacAAAATAATTATTTGTTTAGGTGAAGAATGTCATTGGTTTGAGTTCCTGAACTTTACCATAAGGTCCATCCTTGTGGTAATCTGAAGTCTGATTGTGTCTTTTTGATTTTTTATTTCAGAGTGCAGGTGATGAGGACTAGCGTGTGGAGTTCTTGTGGAACCTGTACAATTGTGTCCCTATAGTGATGTAATATAAGTTATCAGCCTTCACAAATAAAGCTTGTGGGAATCCACAATGGCAGTGTTTTATTTTTGAGTGGAACCTGCCTCGAACCTGTACAGGAGCAGtaacactgtgccccacacacacacagtcagaactCTCCCCACGCAACAATTTCCGTGCATTCTTTAATCGTAGGTAAGGCTTATGGTTAAGTTCACGTTACAGTGCATGTCCATCATAACTTTTTGCTCTTTTCAGTTTCAGTAAGAAAAATATTGTAAAAGCACAACCTGATCAATAAAAAGCAACTTTCCAGCCCTGGGCCTCCCAGTCCAGTTATTTCCCCCTTGCAGTGTGTGGCACTTTGTACTGAGCCCGAATCTAATCCAGGCCATGTGCAGTGCTGCGCTTCCGTCAGCTGTTGTTTACCCACGCGAGGAGCTACTCAGCTATTGCTATTGTGCTGGTGTTCTGGGACTGAATGTGCAAAGCTGCACACCGATATAACCCAAGACTATGGCCATTGCTTTTTATTGCACTGCACTTCAGGAATCTTGCCAGTGTTTTTTGTATTGAACCTGTGTAATGTGTAGAAAGTAGTtaccaaaaggtaggttttaaggaccaccTTTAAAGGtgcagaggtttcggcagggaattcaAGCTTGGGGAAACGgcagccaatggtggggtgaaggaacctaagaagaattaggagcaggctaatctttgacctcaactttcttgtccgatccccatatcccttgattaaccctaaagtccaaaaatcaatctctgccttgaatatactcaatgactgagcctccacagccctttggggtagagaattccagagattcagtgaagaaatttcttcccagtcataaatggccaaccccccttatcttgagactgtgctcTCTAATcctactctccagccaggggaaacaacctatcTACCCTGTtataccccctcagaatcttgtatatttcatttctcattcctctgaactcgagagtagaggcccaatctctcCTAATGGGACAGACAATCCTCTCGAAGTGCAAAAGGccagagatctgagggttgtagggccgaTGGAGGTTAAAGATCGGGAGGggaaaggccatgaagggattttaaCACGAGGATATAGTTTTTAAAATCTAGGTGTTGTCGgactgggggccaatgtaggtcaggcatgatgggtgaatgagacttggtacGAATTagcatacaggcagcagagttttggatgcgctTTAGTttagagagggtggaagatgcgtggttggctaggagtgcattggaatagttgagcctAGAGGTAGCAAAAATATGAATTTACATCAGTGACACTCCCCACATGCACGGGAACAAACCTTCAGGCACCCTGGGCTGATTTGCTGAGCAGTGCCAGACACACAGGTTTGTCAGTAAGTGCGGATGTTTGGCGATGGATGTAGTTCGAACCCTGTCCTTCAACCTCTGCCACCATGGAGGGTTTCTGAGCCTCTCGCAGGATGTGAGGGTCTTGTGATAAATCAGGCAGACTCAGCCTCACTGCTCCTACCTGAGGGGTGCACTAAATTAACTCTGAACTGGCAGACTCAGATCCCCTGCTGGTAACAGACCTGTACAACGGGAGTGAGCACTGACTGGATCGAAGCCAGTACAAATATCATTCTGTGCTGTCCTATTTCTGGGAAAAAGGTCAAGTCTCTGAATCCCTTGGGTTTGATAGCTATGCTTTTAAACTCAGACAGTCTCTACCCGCTCTGGTTAGAGGGAGTCGGTGCACACTGTACAGACAATCGATGCTTTGTGAGGGGAATATTTTCTTTCTGCTGCAAATAAATCACAGGTTACCATAACTCATTTTAGGGTTTTATTGTAAACTTGAAAAAATACAGAAACAGGAATGATCCCGTTCATTCCTTATGTAAATGTCCCAGTGCGACAATGTGTCGCAAATATGGCAGCGGGTGAGTCACCTCCGGAGGCAGGAGGGGGGGAATACGAGAATGTCACGGATACCGTGAAAATAGCTGCATCCTCCGTTGTTTGTGGTGGTAACCGGAGATGGCAAAAGACAGGAGAGACTTGGGTTCTTTATCCTGGCGAATATGAGCGGGAGGAGGCTGCGGGGGGCCGCAAGCGGGAGCCCGTCACGGCAGGCTGTACGCTCCAGCAGCAGGTAGCGCTGGGTGAAGTTCAGGCCGATGAGCAGggggctccgggggggggggggggggaaagaagaggggagGGGGCGCCATCACTGCGGGTTGTATGCCCCCGCGGCCAGCAGCAGGTTGCGGCGGGTGAAGTGCAGGCCTATGACCGGTGTGGATTTGGTCATGTAGGAGCCCAGCAGCAGCTCCTGAGAGTTGTCGGGCAGGTTGATGTGCCCAGTGGCAGTGCTGAAATCGTCCGTCTCCAGGTCCTCAAAGGCTTTCACTGTGTCCCACATTCTGACTGTGTGATCCATGGAACCTGAAACACAACAAAGCAGAGAACGGTCAGGACTCCCAGGCTGAAAAACCCTAGCTTCTCCAACAGACACCGAGCGTCTCCCGCATTCAACTCAAAGACAATGATATCCGGGCAGGTTAAAACAAAAAAAaccttgcatttttatagtgcctttcacagctaatgatgtactttttgaactgtagtcaataTAGTAAGGTTGGAAACATGGCGGTctatctgcacacagcaagatcccttaaacatcaatgtgataatggctagataatccgttttagagatgttggttgagggtccaGAACagcggggctaactcccctgctcttcgagatattgccatgggatcttttacgtccacctgagagagcagacatggcctcagtttaacgtatcatccgaaagacggcccctccaacagtacccTTTCACATTATTCAAtagtttctgctcattgtttctctgCTATTAATGGTTGCCTTGAatttcagcctggattttgtgctcaagtctgtggagcgggacttgaacctagTCAGAccaaactcagtggtgggaaaattattagaaaaaatcttgagggacaggataaatcttcttttGGAAAGACATGCATTTGTCaagagaaggtcatgtctgactatgtTGAttcaatttttcgaggaggtaaccaggaggatcagtgagggcagtgcgcatgatgtagtgtatatggattttagcaaagctttcgataaggtcccacatggcagactggtcacaaaagtaaaagcccatgggattcagggcaaagtgacaagttgaatccaaaattggctgaggtaggaagcaaagggtaatggttgatgggtgtttttgtgacttgaagACTGTATCCAGtagagttctgcagggctcagtactgggtcccttactttttgtggtatatatcaatgacttgggacttgaatgttgggtatgattaagaagtttgcagatgacattaaaataggctgtgtggttgataatgaagaagaaagctgcggattacaggaagatatcaatggactggtcaggtgggcggaacagtggcaaatggaattcaatccggataagtgtgaggtaatgcatttgtggaggtctaacaaggcaagggaatacacattaaatggtgcgacACTGAAAAGCATAGAGGAACAAacgaaccttggagtgcaggtccacagatccttaaagtacTAGGCCAggcagataaagtggttaagaaggcatatggaatacaagagcaaggaggttatactttagctgtggcctaactagtgtttt encodes:
- the atp5md gene encoding ATP synthase membrane subunit K, mitochondrial, which encodes MAGHDAGTQHQFTGFQKYFNAYSITGRRNYVLATYAGIASILLYFKLRPKKTTPPAITGQK